The [Bacillus] selenitireducens MLS10 genome includes a region encoding these proteins:
- a CDS encoding flagellar biosynthesis protein FlhF produces the protein MKVKKYTAKTMSEAMEKIKGELGQDAVILNSKRVEKGGFLGLFTKKNVEVIAAIDPDTQDSAKASSGKVPRQAASPRQRPVPKESQDTRKLTREIDELKQMIQSMQTSGSQQISAEEFPGYLTELNHILKDQEIHDVYRLEIMRALLKRWYQENGESQPESAILKWLQNELDQSLIDIPCGAFDYQ, from the coding sequence ATGAAGGTAAAAAAATATACAGCTAAAACCATGTCTGAAGCCATGGAGAAAATAAAAGGGGAACTTGGTCAGGATGCCGTCATACTGAATTCTAAACGTGTTGAAAAAGGTGGTTTTTTGGGTCTGTTCACAAAAAAGAATGTGGAAGTGATTGCCGCTATTGATCCGGATACTCAGGATTCGGCAAAAGCGTCAAGTGGGAAGGTGCCCCGGCAAGCAGCTAGTCCCCGGCAGCGACCGGTTCCAAAAGAATCACAGGATACAAGGAAATTGACGCGGGAAATTGATGAGTTAAAGCAGATGATCCAGTCCATGCAAACATCAGGTTCTCAACAAATATCTGCAGAAGAATTCCCTGGGTATTTGACTGAATTGAATCATATTCTGAAAGACCAGGAGATCCACGATGTCTATCGGCTGGAGATCATGCGTGCACTCTTAAAACGCTGGTATCAGGAAAATGGGGAGTCCCAGCCTGAGTCTGCAATCTTGAAATGGCTGCAAAATGAACTGGATCAGAGTCTCATCGATATTCCGTGCGGGGCATTTGATTACCAATAG
- a CDS encoding flagellar biosynthesis protein FlhF, with protein MNLVGPTGVGKTTSVAKIAAHAVLKENKKVAFITTDTFRIAAIEQLKTYAKLLHVPLEVAYSIEDFKAAVEKFEDYDFVVIDSAGRNFRNRLYVEQLNQLIDFNEHMETHLVLSTTAKYRDMKTIIEQFQLITIDKFIFSKLDETDSVGSVYNAMRDYQTGASYITTGQNVPDDIEEASRQQIISWIVRS; from the coding sequence TTGAATCTGGTCGGTCCTACAGGAGTGGGGAAAACAACATCGGTTGCGAAGATTGCAGCTCATGCGGTTTTGAAAGAAAATAAAAAAGTGGCGTTTATTACAACAGATACCTTTCGGATAGCGGCAATTGAGCAGTTGAAAACATATGCCAAACTGCTTCATGTACCTCTGGAGGTTGCCTATTCAATCGAGGATTTTAAAGCAGCTGTCGAAAAATTCGAGGATTATGATTTCGTCGTGATTGACTCTGCCGGACGAAACTTCAGAAACCGATTATACGTTGAGCAACTCAATCAGCTTATTGATTTTAACGAACATATGGAAACCCATCTTGTTTTGAGTACGACTGCAAAGTACAGGGACATGAAGACGATTATTGAGCAATTTCAGCTTATCACAATCGATAAATTTATCTTTTCGAAATTGGATGAAACCGATTCGGTTGGCTCCGTGTATAATGCTATGAGGGATTATCAGACAGGAGCAAGTTACATTACGACCGGGCAAAATGTTCCCGATGATATCGAAGAGGCCAGCCGGCAGCAGATTATCAGCTGGATCGTCAGGAGTTGA
- the fliR gene encoding flagellar biosynthetic protein FliR produces the protein MEIEIIEWIPAFLLVLVRVSAFMVTLPFFSYQTIPNRFKIGFAAFLSWIMIFSGDWPIIELNYEFVLLAIKEALVGLTVGLIALLLLYAIQVAGGLIDLKLGFLIANVVDPQTGTQAPLIGSYLYTFALLFLLATNAHHLLLDGVYYSYEFIPLDQTFLPLGSEDYVEFIGVTMNTMFIIAFQMSMPIMGSIFLVDVALGFIARTVPQVNVFVIGFPVKIFLGFVFMIVTMPVFFVLVNNLIETVLVTMRTLMQLYGGV, from the coding sequence ATGGAAATTGAAATTATCGAATGGATTCCTGCTTTTCTGCTTGTCCTGGTGAGGGTCTCTGCGTTTATGGTCACCCTGCCCTTTTTTTCCTATCAGACCATACCGAACCGGTTCAAAATCGGATTTGCCGCATTTCTTTCCTGGATCATGATTTTTAGTGGTGACTGGCCGATTATTGAATTGAATTATGAATTTGTACTGCTTGCCATTAAAGAAGCGCTTGTCGGCTTGACTGTCGGCCTGATTGCCCTCTTGCTGCTGTATGCGATACAGGTGGCAGGCGGACTGATCGATTTGAAACTCGGGTTTCTGATCGCGAACGTCGTCGATCCGCAGACCGGTACTCAGGCACCTTTGATCGGGAGTTATCTGTATACATTTGCGCTCTTGTTTCTTTTAGCCACAAATGCTCATCATTTATTGCTTGATGGTGTTTACTACAGCTATGAGTTTATTCCGCTGGATCAGACTTTTTTGCCATTAGGCTCAGAAGACTATGTTGAATTTATCGGTGTAACTATGAATACGATGTTTATTATTGCATTTCAAATGTCCATGCCGATTATGGGTTCGATTTTTCTGGTTGATGTGGCACTGGGCTTCATAGCCCGAACGGTTCCACAGGTCAACGTGTTTGTTATTGGTTTTCCAGTGAAGATTTTTTTGGGGTTCGTGTTCATGATTGTAACCATGCCTGTATTTTTTGTATTGGTAAATAACCTTATTGAAACCGTCCTGGTCACCATGCGGACGTTAATGCAACTATACGGGGGCGTGTAA
- a CDS encoding protein-glutamate methylesterase/protein-glutamine glutaminase codes for MIKVLVVDDSAFMRKMLSDMLSSHPDITVVDKARNGRDGLEKIEQHKPDVVTLDVEMPVMTGIEALEEIMKTTRTPAIMVSSVTKEGAETTMRAMELGAFDFIAKPSGAISLDIDKVKDDLIEKVLHASKVSRKKLTPAPKRTDEKPKRIERIQRPDFSLEPGPSGKREVLGKTIVAIGTSTGGPKALQRVLTALPENFPFPIIIVQHMPKGFTRSLSERLNSLSAISVKEAEEGDILKKGVAYIAPGGYHLKVRRAGTSVGIHLDQSPLVNGHRPSVDAMFFSLADLHPERVIAVVMTGMGSDGKQGLIRLKQLSKTKAIAESERTSVVFGMPKAAIDTHFVDSVKDLEDISSEILRYC; via the coding sequence ATGATTAAGGTTTTGGTGGTTGATGATTCCGCATTTATGCGAAAAATGTTGTCCGACATGCTCAGTTCACATCCCGACATTACGGTTGTGGACAAGGCTCGAAACGGTCGGGACGGACTGGAGAAAATAGAGCAACACAAGCCGGATGTCGTCACATTGGATGTTGAAATGCCTGTAATGACAGGGATTGAGGCACTCGAAGAAATCATGAAAACAACCCGCACACCGGCTATCATGGTCAGCAGTGTCACGAAAGAAGGCGCTGAAACGACCATGAGAGCGATGGAGCTGGGAGCATTTGACTTTATCGCCAAACCGTCCGGTGCGATCTCTCTTGATATTGATAAAGTAAAAGATGACCTGATAGAAAAAGTGCTGCACGCAAGCAAAGTATCGAGAAAAAAGTTGACGCCTGCTCCAAAAAGAACGGATGAAAAACCAAAGCGTATCGAACGGATTCAAAGACCTGATTTTTCTTTGGAACCTGGACCATCAGGGAAGAGGGAAGTGCTCGGCAAAACAATTGTCGCTATTGGAACTTCAACGGGGGGGCCGAAAGCCTTGCAAAGGGTTTTGACGGCTTTACCGGAGAACTTCCCTTTCCCCATCATTATCGTGCAGCATATGCCCAAAGGATTTACGCGATCGCTCAGTGAACGTTTGAACTCGTTATCTGCGATTTCTGTTAAAGAAGCAGAAGAAGGTGACATTTTAAAAAAAGGGGTTGCCTATATTGCCCCGGGAGGATACCATTTAAAAGTAAGAAGGGCAGGGACTTCAGTCGGAATTCATTTAGATCAGTCACCACTTGTGAATGGACACCGTCCATCGGTGGATGCGATGTTCTTTTCCCTGGCTGATTTGCATCCGGAGAGGGTCATCGCAGTTGTGATGACCGGTATGGGTTCTGATGGGAAGCAAGGCCTGATCCGATTGAAACAGTTATCAAAAACCAAAGCAATAGCAGAATCAGAACGGACTTCAGTTGTTTTTGGAATGCCCAAAGCAGCCATTGATACACATTTTGTTGACTCAGTCAAAGATCTTGAAGATATCTCTTCCGAGATCCTGAGATACTGTTAA
- the fliQ gene encoding flagellar biosynthesis protein FliQ translates to MSPEMVIGWAEQGVFTTLLIAGPLLITALAIGLAVSVFQATTQIQEQTLAFIPKIAGVLIALVIFGPWMLQLLTTFAYDIFSDFTRFIG, encoded by the coding sequence ATGAGTCCCGAAATGGTAATTGGTTGGGCGGAACAGGGCGTATTTACAACGCTGTTAATCGCAGGTCCTCTGTTGATCACGGCTCTTGCGATCGGACTTGCGGTCAGTGTATTTCAGGCCACGACGCAAATTCAGGAACAGACCCTTGCATTCATTCCTAAGATCGCGGGAGTTTTGATTGCATTGGTTATTTTCGGTCCGTGGATGCTGCAGCTCTTAACGACATTTGCCTATGATATATTCAGTGATTTTACCCGATTTATAGGATAG
- a CDS encoding chemotaxis protein CheA, with the protein MERNQYLDMFIDESTEHLQALNKNLLDLEKNPEDLQIVNEIFRSAHTLKGMAATMGFEDLASLTHQMENVLDGIRNEKIGATTQLMDVVFESVDDLEFMVNDIADGGEGKKDVTEVVAKLEMLEKGENSETVQAGSGVETKSQNGDRTDVEYDDFEHTVIRQSYEQGFNPLQISISLREDVILKAARVFMVFEVLEQVGEVIKSVPAVDKLEEEEFDLSFDVTLVTKTDAEEVKSRIMKVSEIDDVIIETIDVDAFEEQPDEKTAASNDPGETPKPQSSEKSSGAKEPENGNDKEEKTTQPSNKTIRVNIDRLDSLMNLFEELVIDRGRLEQISRDMKSAELTETVEHMSRISGDLQNIILNMRMVPVEQVFNRFPRMVRGLAKDLNKKINLEIIGAETELDRTVIDEIGDPLVHLLRNSIDHGVEMPAERKQAGKSDEGNITLKAYHSGNHVFIEVSDDGSGINRDRVLRKAIKSGIVTEENSHNMTDRQVYELLFSSGLSTADVISDVSGRGVGLDVVKNKIESLGGNVTVTSKPGEGTTFSIQLPLTLSIISVMLVEVQEEIYAVPLSSIIETAIIKKDEIMSAHNQKVIDFRGSVVPLIDLTQFFDVPVSKEDDDYYSIVIVRKGEKMAALVVNSFIGQQEIVLKSLGNYLTSVFAISGATILGNGQVALIIDCNALIK; encoded by the coding sequence ATGGAACGCAATCAGTATTTAGACATGTTTATTGACGAAAGTACCGAACATCTTCAGGCACTTAACAAAAATCTGCTGGACTTGGAGAAAAATCCCGAAGACCTTCAAATCGTAAATGAAATTTTTCGTTCAGCCCACACATTAAAAGGTATGGCGGCGACGATGGGATTTGAAGACCTCGCAAGTCTCACTCATCAGATGGAAAATGTCCTCGACGGGATTCGCAATGAAAAAATTGGTGCTACCACTCAACTGATGGACGTCGTGTTTGAATCAGTTGATGATCTGGAATTTATGGTAAATGACATTGCGGATGGTGGAGAGGGTAAAAAGGATGTCACTGAGGTGGTCGCAAAGCTGGAAATGCTTGAAAAAGGCGAGAACTCAGAAACGGTTCAAGCCGGAAGTGGTGTTGAAACGAAGTCGCAGAATGGTGATCGAACGGATGTTGAATATGACGATTTCGAACATACGGTGATTCGGCAGAGTTATGAACAGGGTTTTAATCCCCTCCAAATCAGCATCTCTCTTCGTGAAGATGTGATTTTGAAAGCTGCCAGGGTGTTTATGGTATTTGAAGTCCTCGAACAGGTTGGGGAAGTCATCAAATCTGTTCCGGCAGTCGATAAACTCGAAGAAGAGGAATTTGATCTGTCCTTTGATGTTACGTTAGTGACGAAAACGGATGCAGAAGAAGTAAAATCACGTATTATGAAGGTGTCAGAAATTGATGATGTGATTATCGAAACCATTGATGTGGATGCGTTTGAAGAACAGCCCGATGAAAAAACGGCTGCATCTAATGATCCTGGTGAGACACCCAAACCGCAGTCTTCGGAAAAATCATCCGGAGCAAAAGAACCAGAAAACGGGAATGATAAAGAGGAAAAGACAACACAGCCGTCCAATAAAACCATCCGGGTCAATATTGATCGCCTGGACAGTCTGATGAATCTTTTTGAAGAGCTGGTCATTGACCGGGGTCGACTCGAACAGATCTCGAGAGATATGAAAAGTGCAGAATTGACTGAAACAGTTGAACATATGTCGCGGATTTCAGGTGATCTTCAAAATATCATTCTGAATATGCGCATGGTACCGGTCGAACAGGTATTTAACCGCTTTCCGCGTATGGTTCGTGGTCTTGCAAAAGATCTGAATAAAAAGATTAACCTTGAAATCATTGGAGCGGAAACCGAACTCGACAGAACCGTCATTGATGAAATTGGTGATCCGCTTGTTCACCTGCTTCGAAATTCCATTGACCATGGTGTTGAAATGCCTGCAGAGCGTAAGCAGGCTGGGAAAAGCGATGAAGGAAATATAACGCTCAAAGCCTATCACAGCGGAAATCATGTCTTCATCGAAGTATCCGATGACGGTTCAGGCATCAACCGTGACCGTGTTTTGAGAAAAGCAATAAAAAGCGGGATTGTCACAGAAGAGAACTCGCACAATATGACTGATCGTCAAGTATATGAACTGCTCTTCTCCAGCGGTCTGAGTACGGCGGATGTGATTTCTGATGTATCAGGCAGAGGCGTAGGGCTGGATGTTGTTAAAAATAAAATCGAATCCCTTGGCGGTAACGTTACGGTAACATCAAAGCCGGGTGAAGGGACTACGTTTTCCATTCAACTTCCACTGACGCTTTCCATTATCTCCGTTATGCTGGTTGAAGTGCAGGAAGAAATCTATGCAGTCCCATTGTCATCTATTATTGAAACAGCGATTATTAAGAAAGATGAAATCATGTCTGCACATAATCAAAAAGTCATTGATTTCCGTGGAAGTGTGGTCCCTCTTATTGATTTGACACAATTCTTTGATGTGCCGGTAAGCAAAGAGGATGATGATTATTATTCAATTGTTATCGTGAGAAAAGGTGAGAAGATGGCTGCACTGGTCGTGAACTCATTTATAGGTCAACAAGAAATCGTACTTAAATCACTGGGTAATTATTTGACAAGCGTATTTGCCATTTCCGGTGCGACCATTCTTGGAAATGGGCAGGTTGCCCTGATTATTGACTGCAATGCTCTGATAAAATAA
- a CDS encoding MinD/ParA family protein, with the protein MYDQADALRKKMNNVSDGDTSKQAEVIAVVSGKGGVGKSNFTLNFAISLQKMNKKVLVIDLDIGMANIDILLGQSSRYSIVDMMNQDMPIWSIMEEGPEGLRYIAGGSGLTDLFEMDETKADHFYRQMASAEASFDYIFLDMGAGVNTNSAYFLFSSHHIFLVTTPEPTSVTDAYAMIKYIHNYDTDLPISLIINRARSKKDGERTSENVKQVTKRFLGKTIHLLTILPDDNIVWKAVRAQEPFVLYNPESKPSKAILNTVESFLIKNGEVVEGALQKPSFISKLKGFLRSR; encoded by the coding sequence ATGTATGATCAGGCAGATGCACTCCGTAAAAAGATGAATAATGTATCTGACGGTGACACCTCAAAACAGGCCGAAGTTATTGCTGTCGTAAGCGGAAAAGGCGGCGTAGGAAAATCCAATTTCACGCTTAATTTTGCTATTTCCCTTCAGAAAATGAATAAAAAAGTTCTTGTGATTGATTTGGATATCGGGATGGCGAATATCGACATCCTGCTTGGGCAATCATCCCGCTACTCGATTGTCGATATGATGAATCAGGACATGCCCATATGGTCTATTATGGAAGAGGGACCGGAAGGACTTCGCTATATTGCAGGTGGGAGCGGTTTGACAGATCTGTTTGAAATGGATGAAACAAAAGCGGATCATTTTTACAGACAAATGGCCAGCGCTGAGGCCTCGTTTGATTACATCTTTCTGGATATGGGGGCAGGTGTAAACACAAACAGCGCTTATTTTTTATTTTCTTCTCACCATATTTTTCTTGTGACAACACCTGAACCTACCTCTGTGACCGATGCGTATGCTATGATTAAATATATCCATAATTATGATACTGATTTACCCATTTCCCTGATTATCAATCGGGCCAGAAGTAAAAAAGACGGAGAACGAACGTCTGAAAATGTAAAACAGGTGACCAAGCGGTTTCTCGGCAAAACCATTCACTTGCTAACCATTTTACCGGATGACAATATCGTTTGGAAGGCAGTCAGAGCTCAAGAACCTTTTGTTCTATATAATCCGGAATCGAAGCCCTCTAAGGCGATATTGAATACAGTGGAAAGCTTTTTGATTAAAAATGGAGAGGTGGTTGAAGGTGCATTACAAAAACCATCTTTTATTTCGAAATTAAAAGGATTTTTGCGTTCACGATAG
- the flhB gene encoding flagellar biosynthesis protein FlhB: MLLKLDLQYFAQEKTEKATPKKKRESRNKGQVAKSTDVNTAFILMFVFLMFFFAGPFMVDQMLTIVRFTMEEYLLMDVTPANVQPMFIDYIFQAAVAVAPVMLASVIAGVFANYVQVGVLFAPEAVKFKLEKINPLKGFKRIFSIRALVEFLKSMMKIVLVGGVTGIVIWLYMDDLLKIGLYAVEDAAVLIGTLIIFMGLAVGFLLIFLAILDYMYQKYDFEKNIRMSKQDVKDEYKKTEGDPLIKSKIKEKQRQMAMSRMMQEVPKADVVITNPTHYAIALKYDADNMEAPVIVAKGVDYVALKLINIAKNNEVLTAENRPLARALYAQADIGDQVPEDLFKAVAEVLAYVYRIQKKI, from the coding sequence ATGTTGCTAAAACTTGATTTGCAGTACTTTGCACAGGAAAAAACAGAAAAAGCGACACCGAAGAAGAAGAGAGAATCCCGTAACAAAGGGCAGGTTGCCAAAAGTACGGACGTTAATACAGCCTTTATTCTGATGTTTGTGTTTTTGATGTTTTTTTTCGCAGGTCCATTTATGGTTGATCAGATGCTTACTATCGTCCGTTTCACAATGGAAGAATATTTGCTCATGGATGTTACGCCTGCGAATGTGCAACCGATGTTCATTGACTACATTTTTCAGGCCGCTGTGGCCGTGGCTCCGGTAATGCTTGCTTCCGTGATCGCAGGGGTATTTGCCAACTATGTTCAGGTAGGCGTTTTATTTGCTCCGGAGGCCGTGAAGTTTAAACTCGAAAAAATAAATCCCTTGAAAGGGTTCAAACGAATCTTCTCAATACGAGCCCTTGTGGAATTTTTAAAATCGATGATGAAAATTGTACTCGTAGGTGGCGTAACAGGGATCGTCATTTGGCTTTATATGGATGATCTTCTTAAAATCGGACTATACGCTGTGGAAGATGCAGCTGTCCTCATCGGCACACTTATTATTTTCATGGGACTGGCTGTAGGGTTTCTTTTGATCTTCCTTGCTATCCTTGATTACATGTATCAAAAATATGACTTCGAAAAAAATATCCGCATGTCCAAGCAGGACGTGAAGGATGAATATAAAAAGACCGAGGGTGACCCCCTCATCAAATCAAAAATCAAAGAAAAGCAACGTCAAATGGCAATGAGCAGGATGATGCAGGAAGTTCCGAAAGCAGACGTGGTTATCACGAATCCGACGCACTATGCGATTGCGTTGAAATACGATGCAGACAATATGGAAGCACCGGTAATCGTGGCAAAGGGCGTCGATTACGTTGCATTAAAACTGATTAACATTGCCAAAAATAATGAAGTGTTGACTGCAGAGAACCGTCCCCTCGCAAGAGCGCTTTACGCTCAGGCTGATATCGGTGATCAGGTTCCGGAAGATTTATTTAAAGCCGTCGCAGAAGTGTTGGCTTACGTATACCGGATTCAGAAGAAAATCTGA
- the flhA gene encoding flagellar biosynthesis protein FlhA → MPLKDFSILLGVILIVVMLIIPLPTMMIDFLIIVNISIALLIILVSMNTREPLQFSIFPTLLLLVTLFRLGLNVSTTRAILGNQGDAGNVIETFGQFVVGGNALVGFVVFVILVVIQFIVITKGAERVSEVGARFTLDAMPGKQMSIDADLNAGMISDTEAKERRQKIEQEADFYGSMDGASKFVKGDAIAGIVIVIINIIFGLVIGMVQEGLPLAEAADKYTLLTVGDGLVSQIPALLISTATGIVVTRAASEGNLGHDITKQLLAYPKMLYVAGGTIFMLGVFTPITGSVTFTIASLLALGGFLLERANKKELVLEEESEEEQDQSDQEDLKSPESVVNLLQVDPIEFEFGYGLIPLADANQGGDLLDRVVMIRRQLAIEMGMIVPVIRIRDNIQLQPNEYSIKIKGNEVAKGELLLDHFMAMSPGVEDENVHGIETVEPAFGLPALWISEDLKEQAELSGYTVVDPPSVVSTHLTEVIKRHAHELIGRQETKQLVDHLNETYPTLVEEVTPNPLSVGDIQKVLGNLLKEKVSIRNLPVIFETLADYAQMTRDTDLMTEYVRQSLSRQITKQYATEGEPLYVITMGGDVEKTLADSVQQTEQGAFLNLDPQMSQKIVENTMMEVQRLQETGHMPLILCSPAVRMYVHHLIERYMPQVPVLSYNELEPHVEVQSVGVVNSQ, encoded by the coding sequence ATGCCCTTAAAGGACTTTAGTATTTTATTAGGCGTTATTTTAATTGTGGTCATGCTGATCATCCCTTTACCGACAATGATGATCGACTTTTTGATTATTGTTAATATATCGATTGCGCTGCTGATTATTCTTGTTTCCATGAATACGAGAGAGCCGCTGCAATTTTCCATTTTTCCAACGTTACTGCTCCTTGTAACGTTATTCAGACTTGGACTGAATGTTTCCACGACGCGTGCGATCCTTGGCAACCAGGGAGATGCCGGTAATGTCATTGAAACGTTCGGTCAATTCGTCGTTGGTGGGAATGCGCTAGTCGGTTTTGTCGTATTCGTCATTCTGGTCGTTATTCAGTTTATCGTCATTACCAAGGGTGCGGAACGTGTTTCCGAAGTGGGAGCACGATTCACACTTGATGCGATGCCGGGTAAACAAATGAGTATTGATGCTGATTTGAACGCGGGTATGATTTCAGATACGGAAGCAAAAGAGCGCAGGCAAAAGATTGAACAGGAAGCGGATTTTTACGGTTCCATGGATGGTGCGAGTAAATTTGTTAAGGGTGACGCCATTGCCGGTATTGTTATTGTTATTATTAATATTATTTTCGGTCTTGTAATCGGGATGGTTCAGGAAGGACTCCCACTTGCAGAAGCCGCGGATAAGTATACGCTGTTAACAGTCGGGGACGGACTTGTGTCCCAAATCCCTGCTCTTTTGATTTCTACCGCAACAGGTATTGTCGTCACTCGTGCTGCGTCGGAAGGAAACCTAGGTCATGACATTACGAAACAGCTTTTGGCCTATCCGAAGATGCTGTACGTTGCCGGTGGGACGATTTTTATGCTTGGTGTCTTCACGCCGATAACAGGCAGTGTAACATTTACAATTGCCTCTCTCTTAGCACTTGGAGGATTCCTTCTTGAGCGCGCGAACAAGAAAGAGCTCGTACTTGAAGAAGAATCTGAAGAAGAGCAGGATCAGTCTGATCAGGAAGATCTGAAGTCTCCGGAGAGTGTGGTCAATCTGCTTCAGGTTGATCCCATTGAATTTGAGTTCGGATACGGCCTGATTCCACTCGCTGATGCCAACCAGGGGGGAGACTTACTCGACAGGGTGGTTATGATCAGACGGCAATTGGCAATTGAGATGGGCATGATCGTTCCGGTGATCCGGATACGTGATAACATTCAATTACAACCGAATGAATATTCCATTAAAATTAAAGGGAACGAAGTCGCAAAAGGAGAACTGCTGCTGGATCACTTTATGGCGATGAGTCCGGGCGTGGAGGATGAAAATGTCCATGGGATTGAAACCGTTGAACCTGCGTTTGGGTTGCCGGCACTGTGGATCTCGGAAGATCTGAAAGAACAGGCAGAGTTATCCGGGTATACGGTTGTGGACCCGCCGTCTGTCGTGTCGACACATTTAACCGAAGTGATTAAACGACATGCCCATGAATTGATCGGCCGTCAGGAGACAAAGCAGCTGGTCGATCATCTGAATGAAACGTATCCGACGCTGGTTGAGGAAGTGACACCGAATCCACTGAGTGTCGGAGATATCCAAAAAGTTCTCGGCAATCTGTTGAAAGAAAAGGTGTCAATTCGAAATTTGCCCGTGATTTTCGAAACATTGGCAGACTATGCACAGATGACGAGAGATACGGATTTGATGACTGAATACGTCAGGCAATCCCTCTCTCGTCAAATCACAAAACAATATGCAACAGAAGGGGAACCGCTCTACGTCATCACGATGGGTGGCGATGTTGAAAAAACGCTGGCTGACTCTGTTCAGCAAACGGAACAGGGAGCCTTCTTGAATTTGGATCCGCAAATGTCTCAAAAAATAGTTGAGAATACAATGATGGAAGTTCAGCGTCTCCAGGAGACTGGACACATGCCTTTGATATTGTGCTCACCGGCAGTTCGTATGTATGTTCATCATTTAATTGAGAGATATATGCCGCAAGTACCGGTTTTATCGTATAATGAACTTGAGCCACATGTTGAAGTTCAAAGTGTAGGGGTGGTGAACAGTCAATGA
- a CDS encoding chemotaxis protein CheC, with amino-acid sequence MFNYEQISDDHLDILREIGNIGAGNAATSLSAMLSKTIDMKVPSVRVVPFNDICESVGGEEAVVAAVFLRIDGDAPGSMFFMLPADEASMLISQLVMDPDVDFANNKVSDMAASAMNEVGNILSGSYLSALSDFTKLNLQPTPPAVAVDMSMAILSFGLVEISRIGDYAILIDTEINEKDDEDTVQTKGHFFLLPDPDSLGIIFRSLGVLNDE; translated from the coding sequence ATGTTTAATTACGAACAGATCTCCGATGATCATCTTGATATTTTGAGAGAAATCGGCAACATAGGAGCAGGAAATGCAGCCACGTCATTATCTGCCATGCTGTCGAAAACGATCGATATGAAAGTGCCGTCAGTCAGGGTCGTTCCTTTCAATGATATTTGTGAATCAGTAGGTGGAGAAGAAGCTGTTGTTGCTGCTGTTTTCTTACGGATCGATGGGGATGCACCCGGCAGTATGTTTTTTATGTTGCCGGCAGATGAGGCATCCATGCTGATATCTCAGTTGGTCATGGATCCTGACGTCGATTTTGCCAATAACAAGGTTTCAGATATGGCCGCCTCTGCGATGAATGAGGTAGGGAATATTCTGTCCGGTTCTTATTTATCGGCACTATCTGATTTCACGAAATTGAATCTCCAGCCAACGCCACCTGCTGTGGCAGTTGATATGTCCATGGCTATTTTGAGCTTCGGTTTGGTTGAGATTTCGAGAATCGGTGACTACGCGATTTTGATCGATACAGAGATAAATGAAAAAGACGACGAAGATACTGTTCAGACAAAGGGGCATTTCTTTTTACTTCCGGATCCGGATTCCCTGGGCATTATCTTTCGATCATTGGGAGTCTTGAACGATGAGTAA
- a CDS encoding chemotaxis protein CheW — MSEETITADVKVIVFQLKDEEYGVEVEQVRSIERVLHITRVPSTPDFVEGVINLRGVVTPIIDLRKRFGIEGIEHSESTRVIIVTVGDMDVGLVVDSANDVIDIPRDAIEPPPEVVGGLEAEYIRGVAKLEKRLLILLNLDKVLNPDELEEIQEIEGNA, encoded by the coding sequence ATGTCTGAAGAAACGATTACCGCAGATGTGAAAGTAATAGTTTTTCAACTGAAAGATGAAGAATATGGGGTTGAAGTCGAGCAGGTTCGTTCGATTGAACGGGTTCTTCATATAACCCGTGTTCCAAGTACTCCTGATTTTGTGGAAGGCGTAATCAATTTACGGGGGGTTGTCACGCCGATCATTGATTTACGCAAGCGGTTTGGTATCGAAGGAATTGAACATTCCGAATCTACCAGGGTGATCATCGTAACGGTTGGTGATATGGACGTGGGTCTGGTTGTGGACTCGGCCAACGATGTAATTGATATCCCAAGGGATGCGATCGAACCGCCGCCAGAAGTCGTAGGAGGCCTTGAGGCCGAATATATTCGTGGTGTAGCAAAGCTCGAAAAAAGACTTCTCATTTTGTTGAATCTGGACAAGGTGTTAAATCCGGATGAACTTGAAGAAATTCAGGAAATAGAAGGAAACGCCTGA